The following coding sequences lie in one Halogeometricum rufum genomic window:
- a CDS encoding methylglyoxal synthase, whose protein sequence is MRLALIAHDEKKPDLIEFAQNREDDLAHFDLTATGTTGKRLVDATDLDVERKQSGPLGGDMQIGAEIASEDCHGVVFLRDPLTAQPHEPDITALLRICDVHDVPLATNLASADAVLDELLYQLDVEFDPTE, encoded by the coding sequence ATGCGTCTCGCGCTCATCGCACACGACGAGAAGAAACCGGACCTCATCGAGTTCGCACAGAACCGGGAGGACGACCTGGCACACTTCGACCTGACGGCGACGGGGACGACGGGCAAGCGCCTCGTCGACGCGACGGACCTGGACGTCGAACGCAAGCAGTCGGGCCCCCTCGGCGGCGACATGCAGATCGGCGCGGAGATCGCCAGCGAGGACTGCCACGGCGTCGTCTTCCTCCGCGACCCACTCACCGCGCAACCGCACGAACCCGACATCACCGCGTTGCTCCGAATCTGCGACGTGCACGACGTGCCACTCGCCACCAACCTCGCCAGCGCGGACGCCGTCCTCGACGAACTGCTGTACCAACTCGACGTGGAGTTCGACCCCACCGAGTGA